The Tenebrio molitor chromosome 2, icTenMoli1.1, whole genome shotgun sequence DNA segment CCCTTAAACGTTTGCAAGTTTCGATCGTTACGAAGTTGGATTGAGACCCAACATCAATCAATGCGCGACACGATTGATATTGGCCGGTGTTGTCTCGTACGAGAATGACTGCTGTTGATAAAAGTACCTGCGATTCGTAACTATGACAGTGATGGTTAGCTACGATCGGGGTGTCTTCAGCCGCGTTCGTTGTCACAGGTGCTGCGGGTTCCGTCAAATGGAGCAATgagttgtgcattttattacaaattttacaaactcCTGACTTGCATTGGGACGCGGAATGTGAGGTGCTCCTCAAgcaattgaaacataattttaacctTTTGACTTCGGCGATCCGAGCCGAAacggacaaatttaaaaattgtttgcattGATACATAAAATGGTTTTGATTGCACAACTTGCACGAGGGCTGTTGCGTAGCCAAGTTGGAGGAAGATCTCGTGAACGGCGCTTTTGATTTCTGTTGCGGATTTGACTTGGATTGAACGTCACGGTTCTTTTCGGGGTTTTTGTGAAATTGGATCGCTTCCCACACGCGACAGCGATCCTTGAGGTACGCGTACATGTCCTTTAGCGTTGGCATCGTTTTTTTGTTGGTTGTTTCCCATTCCCGCATGGTAAATGCATCTAATTTTAATTCGATTAAATGGATTATTAGAAGATCCCATGTTTCCGTCGGCGCATCTAACGTTTTTAACACTTTCAAGTGCAAATCTACCTTGTCGATAAGTTGCCTCAGAGACGCGGGAGAATCTTTTGTGACGTTGGGTAAATCGAATAACGCGCgaatatgattttttatgATCAAACGTTGATCGTCATACCTTTCTTTCAGCAAAGCAATCGCGATTAGTAGTatgtaaaatgttacttcTGGGCCAGGACATTTGGCGTCTTAAAAATCAAGGCAAAATCTTACAAATTTAGCTGTTTGCCCAAAAGCAAACAACCGAATAGGGCCTAAAACCTCtcaaaaatcattaatttttatccaCCCCAAAAGTTCCCAAATATGTGTAGGCCACCAAAAGTTGGGCACACGAAAAACAGGGTAGAATCCTACAAATTTACTGTTTTCCCGAAAGTAACCATCCGAAAAAGATCtaaaaaacttacaaaatgCCTTGATTTTAGACACCCCAAAAATAGCTTTTCCTTTCTGGACCAAGCCAATTGGCGCAtgcaaaaatcaattaaaattacctcaaaaCTGCTCTAAAACCATTGTCAAATCTCTAGATTTCAGACACCTCAAAACAGCTTTTTATTTCTGGACCAAGCCTATTGGCGCATGgaaaaatcaatgaaaatcaACTTAAAGCGTCTTAAAAATCAAGGCAAAATCTTACAAATTTAGCTGTTTGCCCAAATGCACACAACCGAAAAGGGCCCAAAACCTCtcaaaaatcattaatttttatccaCCCCAAAAGTTCCTAAATATGTGTAGACCACCAAAGATTGGGCACACGAAAAAACCGttaaaatctcccaaaatCATGTAAAATTATCTCACGAGCACTCTAAAAAACTCACAACATACCGTGTTTTTAGACACTCCAAAATGGCTTTTTATTTCTGGACCAGACCAATTGGCGCATgcaaaaaaaagagaaagacAACACCAAATCAAAGAGGTATATTTGGCGCCTTACAAACTAATGTGGTGAAATTCCtttaaaaatcataattttttatgctCCCAAAAAATACTCGAGACTCAATAGACCACCAGAAAATGGGCACATGggaaaatcatccaaaatcaaacaaaattacattaaaagcACCCAAAAAACCTTACAACATTCCTTGTTTTGAGACACCCCAAAATGGATTTTTACTTCTGGAGAAAGCATTGGCACATGCAAAAAATTCACCAGTCGGAGTGGCGACCGGTAAtaatattaaacaaataaaagctcttgtttttaaatttccaaaatggcttttttatttctggaccAGGATAATAATTGGTAAATCTTGGATTCAGAATATTTACAGAATTGATAAAAATAAGTGCAAAACATTCCCCGTTTTCATTCCGACTACATTGAAGAGTTAAAAAGCCACCGACAAAAAAACAGCGTcaaaaacttgaaaaaatatCCTTTCTTAGATATCTCCAACTGCGTTTTCATTGCTGGGTCTTAGTTGGGACCAAGATACCTAGAAAGATCTTGGTTgggacaataaaaaaatatataaaatataatctgtaatttacaaaatttaataaaaaacacgtAAATTCGGTTGTCATATAAAAAAAGTATAGATACGTAACTGAGACCATAAGAAAACATTGAATTAAGTATATATTTAGtactacaaaaacaaaaatcataaattacTGTTTGTATCAACCTGTCTCTTCATTTGGTGGGAACAGGGTGTTTCCTTCGCTATCCACGCATACTCTTCCCTTCATGATAACTTCCGAACTGTTTTCTTCATTAATGTTTACCAAGCAACCAACAGAGATCTTTCCATCACTAGCTAAAAATACACCcagaagaattttattttcagtagtGATATTACAATTTGAACAgactttgtaatattttttatccaaTATCTGTTCAAGAGCCTCATCCACACTTTTTGCACTGATGAAGTGTTTAATTTCCAGTACTACCGATGTGTTATCGTTTATCttgaaaaatatatcaatTCTGGGTGAATTACCGCTGTCAACTTTGAGCTCAGCATAGCAGCACTCATCAATCCAATCCTTTATAAGAAAATATAAATCAGCTTGTATTTCAAAATGGT contains these protein-coding regions:
- the LOC138122868 gene encoding uncharacterized protein, whose amino-acid sequence is MREWETTNKKTMPTLKDMYAYLKDRCRVWEAIQFHKNPEKNRDVQSKSNPQQKSKAPFTRSSSNLATQQPSCKLCNQNHFMYQCKQFLNLSVSARIAEVKRLKLCFNCLRSTSHSASQCKSGVCKICNKMHNSLLHLTEPAAPVTTNAAEDTPIVANHHCHSYESQVLLSTAVILVRDNTGQYQSCRALIDVGSQSNFVTIETCKRLRVNSKETNIRVTGIGNANGSIVNKIASLQVKSFHNAFGANLNCLVVPIITHSVPAESINASLLQIPNNIKLADPQFHRSGPIDILIGAEIFWDLLCVGQIKATKVHPVFQKTHLGWIAGGAMRLPAKLPQNSVTNLHVVTSAVNPLNERVRHISSPPSNATMTADSQSDYHSKTIQKS